In Amphiura filiformis chromosome 2, Afil_fr2py, whole genome shotgun sequence, one DNA window encodes the following:
- the LOC140136244 gene encoding uncharacterized protein, whose translation MLSGTKDETIHARIITTEKPLHEQQDKVKKRLTICLKKLNLDKIRQTIITGDVVQLYKYDCCDALSACGKCNSIPTQEQSKQCKYCYKSPLQTSVRTRHERDHTKENPYQCKYCNKSFSHAHNKTRHERIHATEKPYQCQYCNKSFSQANTKIAHERTHTKEKPYQCKYCNKRFSQAGDKTIHERIHTKEKPYKCKYCTKSFPKAGTKTTHERIHTKEKPYQCKYCDKSFSQAGDKTRHERIHTKENPYQCKYCSKRFPQAAAKTVHERIHTKEKPYQCKYCNKKFSQAGDKTRHERIHTKEKPYQCKYCNKSFPHASAKTRHERIHTKEKPYQCRYCSKSFSQAGDKTAHERIHTKEKPYQCKYCNKGFSRTGAKNVHERVHTKEKPHQCIYCNKSFSQAFNKTKHERIHNNEKPYQCKYHCKYCNKGFLQLSHKTQHERVHTKEKPYKCKYCNKSFSQASNKTVHEIIHINRKPYQCKYCKKSFSQAGYKTQHERIHTKEKPREETLTM comes from the coding sequence ATGTTATCTGGGACCAAAGATGAGACCATCCATGCCCGGATTATCACTACAGAGAAACCATTACATGAGCAGCAAGATAAAGTTAAGAAACGACTGACAATATGTTTGAAGAAACTAAATTTGGACAAAATACGACAGACAATTATTACAGGAGATGTGGTTCAATTATATAAATACGATTGTTGCGACGCATTATCAGCGTGTGGTAAGTGTAACAGTATTCCAACCCAAGAACAATCAAAACAATGTAAATATTGTTACAAGAGTCCGTTACAGACAAGTGTCCGGACAAGACATGAAAGAGATCATACCAAAGAAAATccttatcaatgtaaatattgcaacaagagtttctcacatgCCCAtaacaagactagacatgaaaggattcacgcCACAGAAAAACCTTATCAATGTCAATATTGCAAtaagagtttctcacaggcaaATACCAAAATTGCACATGAAaggactcataccaaagagaaaccttaccaatgtaagtATTGCAATAAAAGGTTCTCACAGGCAGGTGATAAGACTATACACGagaggattcacaccaaagagaaaccttataaatgtaaatattgcacCAAGAGTTTTCCAAAGGCAGGTACCAAGActacacatgaaaggattcataccaaagagaaaccttaccaatgtaaatattgcgataaaagtttctcacaggcaggtgataagactagacatgaaaggattcatacaaaagagaacccttaccaatgtaaatattgcagcaAGCGTTTTCCACAGGCAGCTgccaagactgtacatgaaaggattcataccaaagagaaaccataccaatgtaaatattgcaataaGAAGTTTTCACAAGCGGGTGACAAGACCAGAcacgaaaggattcacaccaaagagaaaccttatcaatgtaaatattgcaataaGAGTTTCCCACATGCCAGTGCCAAAaccagacatgaaaggattcacaccaaagagaaaccataccaatgtagatATTGCAGTAAAAGTTTCTCACAGGCAGGTGATAAAACTGCGCATGAACggatccataccaaagagaaaccttaccaatgtaaatattgtaacaaGGGTTTCTCACGGACAGGTGCCAAGAATGTACATGAAAGggttcacactaaagagaaacctcaCCAATGTATATATTGCAATAAAAGTTTCTCACAGGCCTTTAACAAGACAAAACATGAACGGATTCATAACAACGAGAAACCCTACCAATGTAAATACcattgtaaatattgcaacaagggCTTCCTACAACTAAGTCACAAGACGCAGCATGAAAGggtccataccaaagagaaaccctataaatgtaaatattgcaacaagagtttctcacaggcaaGCAACAAGACtgtgcatgaaattattcatATAAACaggaaaccataccaatgtaaatattgcaagaaGAGTTTTTCACAGGCAGGTTACAAGACTCAACATgaaagaattcacaccaaagagaaacccagGGAAGAAACCTTAACAATGTGA